GGGACGAGTCGTGATGAGGGGGAATTACTCATGGGTTTTTTATGTGAGATTGAGAGACGAGGGACGAGAGGGCTGGCGAGAGGGAGAAATGGAGGCTTCGACGGAGGTGACACGACGGTGAGACGGAGGCTTCGACGGCTTAGACGGCGATGGCGTTTTTGGCTGCTTTTAGGTGAGTCGGGAGGGGGAGATGAAccaagagagtgagagagagaaaggagcAATCAAAATTGGGGGGAATTttgtcaggggtattttgggaatcttCTAAAGAATTTGCATTATTTTGAAATGATAAAAATGTCTGacattatttttaattacagcCCCCCATTaggcataaaaactcaaatttccctctTAGATTCTCATATTCTCCCCACAAGCCAAAACACCACCAAATTCCTTTGTCAATTAATTCTCTTCTCCATACAAAAATACTTGTAGAACCTACTTTAGCCTAGAGCACATCTTTGTTCGATCAGATAGTAGCTAGCTTTAAGAATTCAACTAACTAAATAAGAAAACGTTCTTATTAATCTCCAAATTTACTTACTAAGAAATGCCTTATTAAACATCTTGATATCTCTAAAGCCAAAATCACCTTTTGATTTTGGTGCACAGAGACTTTCCACTAACAGGAAtgtaacattttttttcttcaaatgaaCCCACCAAAATTTAGTTGACAAACTATGAAGATCTTTAATAAGATTCTTTGGAAAGAGAAAACATCCCGTGGTATAAGTTGGAATTGcctacattatgaattttatcaATTTTGTTAATGGTCACATTTTTCCTAcaataattagggtgtgtttggAAAGTCATTTTGTAATTGGAATTGGTTGTAATTCAGAGTGATTAATCAATTTACGTGTTTGTTTGAAAATGTAATTACACAATAACTATGTAATTTGAAGTAACTAAAATGTCACAATTACACTATCTAATTCTCATAGCCCCAATGAGAATTGAGTGTAATTACTAAgagattttttcaaaaatatttttttttgtgtttttttttacttttttacggtccctgcttttttttttaaaaaaatactaccTTGGGTCTGATTGGTTTGTGATTGAAAAACAGTAATTTTGAAAATCatgattctgaaatgaaaatctgaattcaattactgaaaatatatttatgaaaatgtgattgattcattttctgtaaactgttttttaatttaaaaaaattgaatatgtgattggtagaATATCTGAAAATATAACAGTATCAAAATATGTGATTGATTAAGTTGAATCTCAAAactattttataacatttttaaacaaatattgaataatattaaattttaatttataaaaataactacattcaaaataaattataaaattagtACACCTATTAAATTCTTAATAATAGTAAATATTGTATAAGTTTGtatctattttaattaaaatttcttaaaatattataatatatagtgTGCAATTTTGTTTTCAAACATTTAATTTAGTAAGTCAAACACTTGATGTGTCTTGTACACAATTTTGGTGGATCaatatctatataaatatatatatatgtttctaTACATATATTACACAAACATATTAAGTAAACCCCACTAAAAAAATAGTTTGTTCATTGATGCATGGTTATTGATAATTACAATGCTCCAGACTTAAATATGTCTAAACCTAATTATAAACTCTAAACTGGTGGTCATAGGTTGTCTAAGTTGCAAATGAAAACCATTGAAGTTTCAAATGCAAATGCAAGAGCTTAAGCTAAGAACTAGTGACTATACATACACCATCCTTTTCAAGCTTAGTCAATTCATCAACATTAAAAGAAGACTTGTTTGGAATAGCATAAATGCATCTTTGCACGTTCTTGACCACCACACAACCACTATGATATGCAGTATCCACTTTGAGATATATTGAAGCAAATGAtgtaatttttgttttctttctcaGCTTTTGTTCGAAGAGGCCACAGTTAGCAAATTCTCAACTATATGGGGCATTATAACAACTCAAAATATTAATGCATCACATCTAATATGAGAATGGGAATTACTTCTGATACAAAATAAAAACCAGAGactggaaaagaagaaaacactttCTAATTAGGTTTCAGAAGATTACAATCTGATTCTTATATACAAAAAGAGAGCAGATAAATCTCAACAAGAAAATGACAGCAATAAGGTCCTAACAAAACATGAGGTAGTGCCACCACTACTAACAACTAGTAGCCATGCAGTACAAGGGAAAGCAGATAACAAAATAGggaaataaaataagataacagttatataattaataaaacttaaaaagaaagaagataaaTCAATCATTTACCTCATAAGATGTATCCAGAAGCTAGAGTTTTTCTTGACTTCTTGTAACTAAATATAGGATAACcactcttgaaaaaaaaaaaaacatatgcaGTATAATCATAGTTATAAAAAGACAATTGCAGCTGAAAATAGCCTAATGAAAGCTATAGAATGTCACATGTACTTGAATTTGGTATAATCAAAGCCATATAATGGCAATAATACCTTAACATAACAAAACTACCGCTATAAATGGGCACCAATAACTGATATAAATTGtataaataatcaatattatcCACTTGAGGGAGAACGATTATAGCCGGTGGCTTAAAGaattaaataactaaaaataatactaaaacaacAATAGAAATGGAACACCCTTCCATGCTTCATACCCAAAAGAGATGTCCTTCTGGTAAGAAGGGTGCAAAGGGAGATGAGATAGGATTTGTATTACATCCAATAATAGAGAGTATCAAATAGGCAGCAACTATGCATGAAAAGTACGAAAATTATAActtattaaaacaaaaataatatagaACAAGAATGTCCCCAAATATCATACCCAACATAGTTCGAGAAAAGAGAAACATGTTTTACAAATTAGATACAAAGAAACAATAATCTTGGCACCAAAAAATCTTTGAAACTATCTAGAACAATGAGACTAAATTCCTATGGTGTCATTTTACAATATATAATTTCCTAGCTATAACACATTAATAGACCAAAGCCAGCAAGCCTAAtgtgtgtaaatatatatatacacaattatATCAGATGTAGAaagtgaagaaaaagaaaaatatgaagagAGTCTCTTATTATTCTCTTCCACAATTAATGACAGAGGAACAATATAATCACATGTAACTAGGCTTGAGAGTGCAATATGCATTTAGATAATACTGTGTAGATCTTCACTTAAAGATCTGGAGCCACTTaatttcctctcttttttttaatacaaacaattaatTTGAAACGAAATTTGTAGTATAAGTGATGCACTTGAGCTAATCTCCTAATTAATTAAGGGATGCACTTGCAACATACTATTGCAAGGagatagacaaaaaaaaaaaaaacaagcccAAGTACAATCATCCACATCAACATCCCAGCCAACTCACCACACGGAGATGATCAATATCCCCTTCCATTAAACCCAGAAGCCAACCACCCAAACAAGTTAGAGGCAAAGcatattttacatatatatatatatatatatatctatatatatttagaaTAAATAGTGATACCTCATATGTGGGTGTGGCTAATGGCAAATAAGATGATTTGATCAGGCGTGCAGGTGAGGCAACAAGTCGGTGTGCAGTTAGTCAACCATTCACCGTCAATGAGGAGGAAGCTCAGTCCAAATGTGGAGAGGAGGAGAGCAGAGAGGGAATGAGAGAAAGGATTTGATTTTAGAGTTTTGGAAAGTAATTTCCCAAACTGCAGAAAACGTGATTTATGCGTTTTattttttacaataaaaaatcTGGATATAGATCaggatttaatttttaaaaacaccCAACCAATCAAACTATTATCATGAGTCCCACAgattttaaattttcaaaaacataaaattgGATCCGGGTAGGATACCAATCAGCCCCTTAAGTTTTCAGAAAATacatttttaaagttttatatttacaaaaatacggtgTCAATAAAATAACTAAGaaataactaaaaaacaacaataagacaacAATGAAACATTAAccctatttttttaaaaatcaaaatatatatgcaaacaactaaacaacaaaaaGACAACAGAACaactataaataaatttaaacaagtaaaaaccaacatgaaaacaactatacataaaatctaaacagcacaaaaacaacaataagacaacaactaaacattaactcACTGCATACTACACACATTTAAAAACAACAAATGAAGAACAACTAGAAGTCAACCCATTGCATACTAACAtgtttttttcataaaaaaaaaatcaaaatatatctgaaacaaataaacaacaattagacatcaacacaacaacagaacagctatatataaacttaaaacaaCTAAAATCAAcgtgaaaacaactatacataaatctaaacaactaaaaaacaatatgaaaacaactatacagaaatataaacaactaaaaaaacaacccaacaaatattaaatataaactaaaataaaagaaTTGGGCATAAATAAAAGAGTTTTAAAAACTGATTAAAAGTTGAACAAAAAAAATGGGTACTCTGTTTCCTAATTGAAATTGGTACAAGTAGCCCAAAATTGGCCCAAATTATGTACAGATCTCAAAATGTAGGCCCAAAATAGATCTTCCGCCCACCTAGAATTGAACAAACaatatttatttcttaaatttcaagtctctccctctctctcaacTCTGACTTCTCTCTCTCTACACTTTGAATTTTGTGGAAATTAGATCTTGTACCCATTTTAAATAATACactttaatttttacccactatttttaatttttattttagtacccaaattttcaattgatgtacccattataccccttcaattacatgtttttttttttctccttaaacacactacaattagaatgtatttccaatttaactataatatgacacatataatacacattacaacaacacttagaatcatgtgctcaaataagggtaatttgggaAATCTCATTATAATAATGGGTAAacttcaactaaatatatttagtgtctagttttagttaactactcctaaaaatgggtagttctcaacttttcccTTGAATTTTCAAAGCCAAAGGTCTTTCTCTCCTCCCTTTCTCCGTCTCACTGGTTCAGAAACGCGATGGTGTTCTACTTCAAAGCCAGACCAGAGGCCGACGACTATACAATTTTCATGGGTCTCAATAAGTACGAGAACGAAGAGCTCATCAAGTACGATTTCCCCTAAGACATTTGGTAAAATTTCCTTCTTCTATTTCACAGTTTTTTCTTTTGCCTTTGCAACTCGTATAGGTTATGCCTTCTTCATTTGCCAATGACAAGGAAGTTTCCCAGTGACGACAGCCCAAGGATCGTCTTCTTCAGTTCAGGGACCGTTGCCTTTCGACAGCCCAGGATCGTCCTTTTTGCCTTCGGTTCTATTCGAGTCAATGCTAAGCCAAGTTGTGGGATTCGAGTGGCCTTGGACGGTGATGCTTCTGGGTTTGGTCAACTCTGATGTTGGCACAAAAGAGCAGAAAGCAATATGAGTCGTAAAATTTACACTTTCATCGTATAAAAGTAATTTTTTCTGTGTCACCGTCTATAAGTaatgtttttattaaaattaacattttGTGTAAAATTTCCACCtactaattattattaattttaaatagtatttattacataatattatttttctctataattactaattattttgttaaacatgaTAATAAGAGTTCCTAAGTAATTAACCATTGACATCCAAACACACATTGTATATAAAATACAATTTAATTACTCACATTACTAACCTAATAATTACACAATTATTTCCAAATAGGGACTAAATAGTAAATATTAACTTATGTACGAGGCATTTCGGTTATTTATCAAAGTTGATGGGCCAATTCAATTTAGGAATTTTCATAAAGAAAAACTCCATACTGAGACTGTATTTAAAGTTGAAATTAAGGCAGGCCAAGACAAGCCAGGCCAGCGAGAGTTGTTTCTTGCAGCCTCTCTTCTCTTTCGTATAAGATTGATCAAATTGAGTTGCTCAGATCGTAAGTGTGCCAGGTTTTTTGGACTAACAAGTGTCTGCAATGGATACAGCTCTCATGACGGAGTTTCTCAGGAAGTCCGGGGGTGCTGCCGTTATCGACGGCGGACTCGCCACAGAGCTCGAACGCCATGGCGCGGACCTCAACGATCCTCTCTGGAGCGCCAAATGCCTTCTCACTTCCCCTCACCTTATTCGCGGGGTACCCtttctctcttttatttttctttcctttcctttcctttcatTTCCTTGCCTGTGTCTGTGTTTgtctgttttttctttcttcatgTGTTATAAATTATGTTTATTCATAAGCTTGGACCCAAAAATTAAGGATTAGTGAATTTCGATAACTGGGTTATTGTTGAAATTTCCCATTAGGAATTATCTAAATGGGATTTTTAATGTGCCAAAGTGAGTTCAACTGTTTCACATGGCATTTTAGGGAGTTTCTCTGTCTTCTAGCTGGTTTAGTGAGTGTACCTGTGAACAACGGCTGCAAATTCTGCAGTGAACTTATGAACTCAATATAAAATTATATGGATATACATGGACCACTAAGTGGGATGCTTTTTTGTCTTGTTCGGCATTATATATTTGAACTTGTTTCTTTTAGAGGTTTCATCATTTAATTTGGACCACCATATGGGCATGCTTCTGACACATAGCTACACTGTTATGGTATCACAATCacaaattaaaattttagaaCAAAGGTCTAAACCAATTTGTTGCTATGTAGAAATTTGTCAGTGGTGCAAACTAATTACTGCTGTTTAGATGTAAAAATAATGGTTGCTTGATTGGCAGGTTCACCTTGACTATCTAGAAGCTGGCGCAGATATTATAATCACAGCATCTTATCAGGTAAGCTCCTTTAACCAGATATATTCGCTTGTTTCATACTCCCTGGTACTTTTGCATCAAATTACATATGCACATGCACACAGGCCACAATTCAGGGTTTTAAAGCCAGGGGCTATTCGAAGGAAGAAGGCGAAACCCTGCTCAAGAAAAGTGTTGAAATTGCCCTTGAGGCTCGTGATATCTATAATGAAAAGTGTGCAAGCTGTCCTGGTGACATTGTAGACAATATAATTCTCAAGCATCGGCCAATCTTAGTTGCAGCATCTGTTGGAAGCTATGGTGCTTACTTGGCCGATGGGTCTGAGTACAGGTATGTGAAGTTGCTTCTTAAACTCAATGCATCAAGTGTTTTCTGCATGAGATTGGAAATGTTTGAATTGCAACAAATAACACTTTTTTTCCTTGTGTTGTGCGCCCCTTTACAGTGGAAATTATGGTGATGCTATTACGCTAAAAGTTCTGAAAGATTTTCACCGAAGGAGGGTCCAAGTCTTAGCTGAAGCATGTCCTGACCTGATTGCTTTTGAAACAATTCCAAATAAATTAGAAGCTCAGGTGTTGATCGAGAGCCTATTTGAAATTCATTAATATTTTAGTTTGAGGAACTTAATGGTTTTATGGAAGGCCTAAACTTTGATCATGATGGTTTATGTGGTTCTTGATTTTCTGATGATGCAACCAAGTGCCAAATATTTTGGCTAGGAATGATGAAAGGAAGTAAATATATGATCATTAGCTGTGAAGGAATGTTCTCATTTACCTGCTTGACTTTGTGTAGGCTTTTGCTGAACTCATGGAGGAAGAGAACATTAGAATTCCTGCATGGTTTTCCTTCAACTCTAAAGATGGTGTCAATGTGGTTAGTGGTGACTCATTTGTAGAATGTGCGTCAATTGCTGAATCATGCAGTAAAGTTGTTGCCATTGGAATCAACTGTACTCCTCCAAGATTTATTCATGGACTGATATCATCTATTACTAAGGTATAATCTTCAGGGCACaattaattttttgaataaattGTAAAGTTAATATCTACTTGTCAGAGTGTGGCTACTCCCAATCAGGATGAAGAGAACAAAATAGTGATAGCTTTTCTCTCATACCTCAACTGATGTACACACTTAATTTCATCATAAGAAAAGTTATTTCAATTAATTAGCTGTCATCATCACCGTTTCCATTGTCTTTTTTTGTTTATCTTAAGAAGGATCTTAATACAGCATGGATAAATCCCCTTGAATCATGGGAATCAGTAAAAATTGTGTTGCTTATGCAATCTTTGGACTCATATGTTCTTCAGCGGAAAAAAGTTATAATTATGGATTTCATGATGATATCTTTTCAAGTCCTTTTATTTCCAACAAATTAACAATGTCTTTTCTTGATTACTTTGTCATACTTAACATTGGCCTCTGGATTTCGTACTTATGTAGTTTTCGTATAATTACATCAGGTGACTACAAAGCCAATACTTGTATATCCAAATAGTGGTGAAAGTTATGATCCAATTATAAAGGAGTGGGTGGTAAGTTCATTTCCTTTCTGGTGGCATGGTTACTACATGGAAGCTTACAGATTGTTTTCCTGTAAAATTTGTCACCATAAATTTGGGCACCAACAATTGCAAGTAACAAGTATTTTCTTTGCAAAACCAATCCATAAAAATAGCATGATTTTTCTGTTGCAGCAAAATACAGGAGTTTCCGACGACGATTTTGTTTCATATGTAAACAAATGGATCGATGTAGGAGCTTCTCTTGTGGGAGGCTGTTGCAGAACAACTCCAGAGACTATCCGCGGGATCTACCGATCTTTTTCTAGTAAACGAGGGCTTAAACAGAGCGACACCATTTCAACTTGAAGAAGTAGAGACGAGCGGCAAGGACTTTCTGCTGGAAGCAAAGCTGTTGAGAAGTAAAAAATGTCCTGTTTGGGTTGGAAGTTGTGGCAGGAAACATGATAGAAGAAGCTGAGGTATTAATGAATCTGCCATAAGCAAATGGGCATTACCCGCTTGTATCAAATTTTGAAGCCAACGCAATATGAATTGGATACATTTTGTTTCCTTTCTAAGTCTTTATTACTGTTGTAACCAATAACAATATTATCTAAATTTTCTTAAATTGTTATATCATATGACTATAATTTATCACGGCTCATAGCTTCACATAGTTTGTTCTTTCTAATTCTTGACCTACTCTTGCCACCTTaacctaaaaataaaatacaaaaatacatacatacatacatacatacattatCATATGGTACAAGAAGCAACATCAAAGTCGGAGTAAATTTAGAATGTGTGGTTCGGCGATTAAAATTTCGGTGAATGCAAAATGCATATATGTCAAAAACATTACACTTTTCTGAGCCTAATATCCAAGTTCACCGAGCCCAATTTTATCTCAACTTAAGGCTCGGCCACCATCCACACTCACTGCGGCAGCCTCAATCTCTCTCTTCATCCTTCTCATAACTCAATCTATTCTATCAGGTCAGCCGCCTCAGTCTATTCCTCTGCCTCCTCCTCCGCGGCTGCGCCCCACGACCACGAAGTGAAACATGTACTTTTTaatctcttttcttttatttcaCGCGTTGTTAAAATGTTCATTactaatattttcttttagtAAGTTTGCATTGGTTTCAATTCTTATAGACCGCTTGTTTTACTtctgttaattttttttaggtATATTGTTAGGAAGCTGTGAAGTCATGAATGATTTTAGTGTTGAGATTAGCAGTGACCTGGTTAATAGCCTTGCTGACAATGACGATAAGTTGAAGAAGAACATTAAAAGAACTAGAACTATGTCACCATGGGTGCCTCAACAACCTCATACCAAAACAAACCAGAAGCAGGTTTCTGATGGTTTTGAAACACACAAGGGATCTAGTGCTACAAGATGGCCACTTCAGCCTCTGATGTTCTTGCCGGTAGCCCCTCCTGCGCAATCTACGCGTGCAGAGATGGATGCAATTCGATCAGTCCTTCAAGAGAGCGAGCGGGTTGTGGAGAGGTTGTAGAAGTAACACAAAGAGCAAAGGGTCTCTGTGATAAAGAGAGTTCAAGCTACCCTACCACAGCCATTGCCTTGTGTTGCTGAGAATGAAACTTGCTTGGTTTGCTACAAAGATCATCTCAAAGAACCTCTGATATGCCCTAATCTTGTTCAGTTAGTATTTCAAAATATTAACACATTAGATGTGAAGCTTTCCCCTAGGAAATTTGAAAGTACGCACTACCACTAGTGTTAGTGTACCAGCCCCAATTTCAATACTTAATATTGCAATTTCTAAGTCAAATGAAAACAAAACTTGGTCCTTTATCGTCAACTAACCACTTTTATAAAATATCATGTTTCTCTTAATCAACCGAACCTTGAACTTGTGATCTGAGTTTGTGCCATTATTTATGAGTTTGAAGTTTAATGTATTTATCCAATAAATTGTAGATCCATTCTATTCGAATCCCCTAATGGATCTCTCATTACACAATACGCATGTGAAGCTACTAGCTTTTGACCTCATCTCTCTCACCCGAATCTCCTCAGACTCAACTTCTTTCTCTCGCCATGGGTTCCTCCCCTCGCGCGTTGAGACCCTTGGCGTCGTAACATTTTGTGACCTCAAACCAGGAAAATTTCTCAAATTCATTATCGATGACGGTACTGGTTGTGTCGATTGCGTCCTTTGGCTAAACCATCTGACCTCTCCTTACTTCGCTCGTCAAAATCCTTCAAATGTTCAACAAATTGCTGACTCGGCTAGCCATTTTGCATCGGAGGTGCGACTCGGTGCCGTCGCTAGAGTTCGTGGGAAAATCACCAAGTATCGAGGTTTGGTTCAGATCACTGTCTCAGACATCGTCGTTGAGAGGGATCCTAATGCCGAGATCTTGCACTGGTTGGATTGCATGAGGTTGGCGCGCGAATGTTATGATTTTTCTAGCAAGTGAGTAGATTTTAATTTGATGATGAAAAATTATAGTTATTGTTATTGTGGATTGAGTTCGAATCCGATTTGGGTTTCACATACATCTTTTTTATAAACCTGAATACAATTTGCACCACTTCGTGTTATTCTTTCCTAAATTAGTTTCTCCTATATTATatgtttctttaattaa
The genomic region above belongs to Humulus lupulus chromosome 1, drHumLupu1.1, whole genome shotgun sequence and contains:
- the LOC133791629 gene encoding homocysteine S-methyltransferase 2; this encodes MDTALMTEFLRKSGGAAVIDGGLATELERHGADLNDPLWSAKCLLTSPHLIRGVHLDYLEAGADIIITASYQATIQGFKARGYSKEEGETLLKKSVEIALEARDIYNEKCASCPGDIVDNIILKHRPILVAASVGSYGAYLADGSEYSGNYGDAITLKVLKDFHRRRVQVLAEACPDLIAFETIPNKLEAQAFAELMEEENIRIPAWFSFNSKDGVNVVSGDSFVECASIAESCSKVVAIGINCTPPRFIHGLISSITKVTTKPILVYPNSGESYDPIIKEWVQNTGVSDDDFVSYVNKWIDVGASLVGGCCRTTPETIRGIYRSFSSKRGLKQSDTIST
- the LOC133813756 gene encoding uncharacterized protein LOC133813756, which codes for MNDFSVEISSDLVNSLADNDDKLKKNIKRTRTMSPWVPQQPHTKTNQKQVSDGFETHKGSSATRWPLQPLMFLPVAPPAQSTRAEMDAIRSVLQESERVVERL
- the LOC133791634 gene encoding CST complex subunit STN1; the encoded protein is MDLSLHNTHVKLLAFDLISLTRISSDSTSFSRHGFLPSRVETLGVVTFCDLKPGKFLKFIIDDGTGCVDCVLWLNHLTSPYFARQNPSNVQQIADSASHFASEVRLGAVARVRGKITKYRGLVQITVSDIVVERDPNAEILHWLDCMRLARECYDFSSK